Proteins from a single region of Pseudodesulfovibrio portus:
- the surE gene encoding 5'/3'-nucleotidase SurE produces the protein MNILLANDDGIQAVGLRALYFALVDAGHDVHVVAPVTEQSAVGHAVTLSMPVRVKQFKENGFVGQGVYGTPVDCVKLGLSTLLPDKPDLVLSGINAGANVGVDILYSGTVSAATEGALMEIPAMAVSMDNFNPEDLSGQARFTAELLPKIPWLDLPRKCVLNLNFPDCPVEEAGELVLCPHTRASYTDWYDTRKDPRGRPYYWLDGAIPPERISPDRDRALLTDGHVTLTPLHFDFTDHDALNLLKAAGM, from the coding sequence ATGAATATACTTCTGGCCAACGACGACGGCATCCAGGCAGTGGGGCTCCGCGCCCTGTATTTTGCCCTGGTGGATGCCGGGCACGATGTCCATGTGGTGGCCCCGGTCACCGAACAGTCGGCCGTGGGACACGCCGTGACTTTGTCCATGCCGGTGCGGGTCAAGCAGTTCAAGGAGAACGGCTTCGTGGGGCAGGGCGTCTACGGTACGCCTGTGGACTGCGTGAAGCTGGGCCTGTCGACGCTGCTGCCCGACAAGCCCGATCTCGTCCTGTCCGGCATCAATGCGGGCGCCAACGTGGGCGTGGATATCCTCTATTCGGGAACCGTGTCCGCCGCCACCGAAGGCGCGCTCATGGAGATTCCGGCCATGGCCGTGTCCATGGATAATTTCAATCCCGAGGACCTGAGCGGCCAGGCCCGTTTCACTGCGGAGTTGTTGCCGAAAATCCCGTGGCTGGATCTGCCCCGAAAATGCGTGCTCAATCTCAATTTTCCTGATTGCCCTGTTGAGGAAGCCGGGGAATTGGTGCTGTGCCCGCACACCCGTGCCTCGTACACGGACTGGTACGACACGCGCAAGGACCCGCGCGGCAGGCCGTACTATTGGTTGGACGGTGCAATTCCGCCCGAGCGGATCAGTCCGGACCGTGATCGGGCGTTGCTCACGGACGGGCACGTCACCCTGACGCCGTTGCATTTCGATTTCACGGATCATGATGCGCTGAATCTCCTGAAAGCTGCGGGAATGTGA
- a CDS encoding 3'-5' exoribonuclease YhaM family protein, whose protein sequence is MAPGQPVDDLFLLASANQAQSRNGPYWNITFQDATGKIDGKIWSPKSQDYPSLEPGLVVRVKGFVESYRDKSQLRVDHMAILEADDPDVDLADFLPTSCVPPEELMEAVEDLVTEHMKHGPWKKFCKKVLGNTEIRSRMLTAPGAKTVHHAYVGGLLEHTLQVSRACMALCDVYPALDRQTLLAGAIFHDLGKAWELSGGPANDYTDEGRLFGHIQIGVEKLEPFLKKSKTLDDGLKMHLKHLITSHHGEHEFGSPVRPKTPEAFILHFADNMDAKLNIIDQAYAEMDKTGQDWSPYMRFLERNVYRPTQTPDKSKKNNGKPENQCLLPLKA, encoded by the coding sequence ATGGCCCCCGGCCAACCGGTCGACGACCTCTTTCTCCTGGCCTCGGCCAACCAGGCGCAGTCCCGAAACGGCCCTTACTGGAACATCACCTTCCAGGATGCAACCGGCAAGATCGACGGCAAGATATGGAGCCCCAAGAGCCAGGACTACCCGTCCCTGGAACCCGGGCTCGTCGTGCGCGTCAAAGGTTTTGTCGAGAGCTATCGCGACAAGAGCCAGCTTCGGGTGGACCACATGGCCATCCTCGAAGCCGACGACCCCGATGTGGACCTGGCCGATTTCCTGCCCACCTCCTGCGTGCCTCCCGAAGAACTGATGGAGGCCGTCGAGGATTTGGTTACCGAGCACATGAAGCACGGGCCCTGGAAAAAATTCTGCAAGAAGGTCCTGGGCAACACGGAAATCCGAAGCCGGATGCTGACCGCGCCGGGTGCCAAGACCGTTCACCACGCATACGTCGGCGGCCTGCTCGAGCACACCCTCCAGGTGTCCCGCGCCTGCATGGCCCTGTGCGACGTGTATCCGGCCCTGGACCGCCAGACCCTGCTCGCAGGGGCCATCTTTCATGACCTCGGCAAGGCCTGGGAGTTGTCCGGCGGCCCGGCCAACGACTACACCGACGAGGGACGGCTGTTCGGCCACATCCAGATCGGCGTGGAAAAGCTCGAGCCGTTCCTGAAAAAGAGCAAGACCCTGGACGATGGCCTCAAGATGCACCTCAAGCACCTGATCACCAGCCACCACGGGGAACACGAGTTCGGCTCTCCGGTCCGCCCAAAGACGCCCGAGGCCTTCATCCTCCACTTCGCGGATAACATGGACGCCAAACTGAACATCATCGACCAGGCATACGCCGAAATGGACAAGACCGGGCAGGACTGGTCGCCCTACATGCGCTTTTTGGAGCGAAACGTTTATCGCCCTACGCAAACCCCTGACAAATCGAAAAAGAACAACGGCAAGCCGGAGAATCAATGTTTGTTACCTTTGAAGGCATAG
- the tsaE gene encoding tRNA (adenosine(37)-N6)-threonylcarbamoyltransferase complex ATPase subunit type 1 TsaE gives MELHLKDTDATLKLGRILAKKLAETPNPPALLLQGELGSGKTTLVRGLVESLPGAAMAEVSSPSFNIFNLYPTTPPVAHFDLYRLEGMEPDDALFECFEDDEAVTVVEWVQFLDRRLWPGDALFLEWKPSETGRSLALHAMGEAANGILHSLTPEFNKI, from the coding sequence GTGGAACTGCATCTCAAGGACACGGACGCGACCCTCAAGCTCGGACGCATTCTGGCCAAAAAACTGGCCGAAACCCCGAATCCGCCTGCATTGCTCTTGCAAGGCGAGCTCGGATCGGGCAAAACCACCTTGGTCCGGGGCTTGGTAGAATCCCTCCCCGGCGCGGCCATGGCGGAAGTCTCCAGCCCGAGCTTCAACATCTTCAACCTCTACCCGACCACCCCGCCGGTTGCCCACTTCGATCTCTACCGACTGGAGGGAATGGAGCCGGACGACGCGCTCTTCGAGTGCTTTGAGGACGATGAGGCGGTCACAGTGGTGGAGTGGGTGCAGTTCCTGGATCGTCGCTTGTGGCCCGGGGACGCACTTTTTTTGGAGTGGAAGCCTTCCGAGACTGGACGAAGCCTCGCTTTGCATGCAATGGGAGAGGCGGCGAATGGAATTCTCCATTCCCTGACTCCGGAATTCAACAAGATTTAG
- the gap gene encoding type I glyceraldehyde-3-phosphate dehydrogenase, translating to MATRIGLNGFGRIGRYLTRLLASESDLELVAVNARASNEDLAHLLKYDSAHGRFMDVEPTADGFKVAGKPVKVTRNAPGEWTWGDLGCDIVVESTGKFTDRESCEKHLACGAKKVIISAPGKDADVTVVVGVNEEALKPEHKIISNASCTTNCLAPLAKVINDTYGIKHGIMTTVHSYTMSQRILDGSHKDIRRARACAVNMVPTTTGAARAVGLVIPELNGVLDGMAIRVPTQNVSLVDLVCELKKEATAEEVNAALKAAANDSMGYSEEPLVSIDYMGSTFGGVVDSALTRVMGGTQLKLIIWYDNEAGFTNQLLRLTKKAAGML from the coding sequence ATGGCAACACGCATAGGTTTGAACGGATTTGGACGTATCGGTCGGTATCTCACCCGGTTGTTGGCGAGTGAAAGTGATTTGGAACTGGTTGCGGTCAACGCCCGAGCGTCCAATGAGGACCTGGCGCATCTGCTTAAATATGACTCCGCCCATGGTCGTTTCATGGATGTGGAACCCACCGCCGACGGGTTCAAGGTGGCCGGAAAGCCGGTCAAGGTGACCCGCAACGCTCCGGGCGAATGGACCTGGGGAGACCTTGGATGCGATATCGTAGTCGAATCCACCGGCAAGTTCACCGACCGGGAGAGCTGCGAGAAGCACCTGGCCTGCGGCGCCAAGAAGGTGATCATCTCCGCGCCTGGCAAGGACGCCGATGTGACCGTGGTCGTCGGCGTCAACGAGGAAGCCCTCAAGCCCGAGCACAAGATCATTTCCAATGCTTCCTGCACCACCAACTGCCTGGCCCCGCTGGCCAAGGTGATCAACGACACCTACGGCATCAAGCACGGCATCATGACCACGGTTCACTCCTACACCATGAGCCAGCGCATCCTGGACGGCTCCCACAAGGACATCCGTCGCGCTCGTGCCTGCGCCGTGAACATGGTGCCCACCACCACCGGCGCGGCCCGCGCCGTGGGGCTGGTCATCCCGGAACTCAATGGCGTGCTGGACGGCATGGCCATTCGCGTTCCCACTCAGAACGTGTCCCTGGTTGATCTGGTCTGCGAACTGAAGAAGGAAGCCACGGCCGAGGAAGTCAACGCCGCGCTCAAGGCTGCGGCCAACGATTCCATGGGCTATTCCGAAGAGCCGCTGGTCTCCATCGACTACATGGGCTCCACCTTCGGCGGCGTGGTGGACAGCGCCCTGACCCGCGTCATGGGTGGCACTCAGCTCAAGCTGATCATCTGGTATGACAACGAGGCCGGTTTCACCAATCAGCTCCTGCGCCTGACTAAGAAGGCCGCCGGAATGCTGTAA
- a CDS encoding aspartate kinase, whose amino-acid sequence MNIVVQKFGGTSVRNLECQRQVMQKVLRPYREGNKVIVVLSAMAGETNRLLSLAKEWSDNPDPAEADSLVSTGEQISCALFAMLLKQQGVKCRSVLGFQAPVKTDCAYGKARIVDIDETKLKAMLHEYDVLVVAGFQGCDESLRITTLGRGGSDTSAVALAAAVKADVCEIYTDVPGVFTTDPNMCSDARKLDKIAYDEMLEMASMGAKVLQIRSVEFAKKYNVTVHVRSTFSDEPGTIVTQEDESMESVLVSGIAYDKDQAQITLVHVKDQPGVSAQIFSPLADQKILVDMIIQNPSKDGLTDMTFTVPRADVDQTIKILEKLKYEIGYEELTHNLNVSKVSIIGVGMRNHSGVASRAFRALADENVNILMISTSEIKVTCLIDDKYTELAVRTLHKAFSLEEGNHTE is encoded by the coding sequence ATGAACATCGTCGTACAAAAATTCGGCGGCACCTCCGTCCGCAACCTGGAATGCCAGCGGCAGGTCATGCAGAAGGTCCTGCGCCCCTACCGGGAAGGCAACAAGGTCATCGTGGTTCTGTCGGCCATGGCCGGTGAAACCAACCGCCTCCTCAGCCTGGCCAAGGAATGGTCGGACAACCCCGATCCCGCCGAGGCGGACTCCCTGGTCTCCACGGGCGAACAGATCTCCTGCGCCCTCTTTGCCATGCTCCTCAAGCAGCAAGGCGTGAAATGTCGCTCCGTGCTCGGCTTCCAGGCCCCGGTCAAGACCGACTGCGCATACGGAAAGGCCCGCATCGTGGACATCGACGAGACCAAGCTCAAGGCCATGCTCCACGAATATGACGTGCTGGTCGTGGCCGGATTCCAGGGCTGCGACGAAAGCCTGCGCATAACCACGCTGGGCCGCGGCGGCTCCGACACCTCGGCAGTGGCCCTGGCCGCCGCCGTCAAGGCCGATGTTTGTGAAATCTACACCGACGTGCCGGGCGTGTTCACCACCGACCCGAACATGTGCTCCGACGCCCGCAAGCTGGACAAGATCGCCTATGACGAGATGCTGGAAATGGCCAGCATGGGCGCCAAGGTGCTCCAGATCCGATCCGTCGAATTCGCCAAGAAATACAACGTAACCGTTCACGTCCGCTCAACTTTTTCCGATGAGCCGGGCACCATAGTCACGCAGGAGGATGAAAGCATGGAATCCGTTCTTGTTTCCGGGATTGCCTATGACAAGGATCAGGCCCAGATAACCCTCGTCCACGTCAAGGACCAGCCCGGCGTTTCCGCCCAGATTTTCTCCCCCCTGGCCGACCAGAAGATTCTCGTGGACATGATCATCCAGAACCCGTCCAAGGACGGCCTGACCGACATGACCTTCACGGTTCCCCGTGCCGACGTGGACCAGACCATCAAGATCCTGGAAAAACTGAAATACGAGATCGGCTACGAAGAGCTCACTCACAACCTGAACGTGTCCAAGGTGTCGATTATCGGCGTCGGCATGCGTAATCACTCCGGTGTCGCTTCCCGCGCATTCCGGGCGCTTGCCGATGAGAACGTCAACATCCTGATGATCAGCACGTCCGAGATCAAGGTCACCTGCCTGATCGACGACAAGTACACCGAACTGGCTGTACGCACACTTCACAAAGCCTTCAGCTTAGAGGAAGGCAACCATACCGAGTAG
- a CDS encoding holo-[acyl-carrier-protein] synthase, which produces MIKGIGLDLAEIDRIQDLWDRFGQRFAQKLLTEAEQAQLPAKFPVPRLAALFAGKEAAVKALGTGFREGIGFQSIEILHLPSGKPEITFHGRGREKCRELGVTGAHISLTHTRDTAAATVILEG; this is translated from the coding sequence ATGATCAAGGGAATAGGACTCGATCTCGCGGAAATCGACCGCATCCAGGATTTATGGGACAGATTCGGGCAACGGTTCGCGCAAAAATTGCTGACCGAGGCCGAACAGGCCCAGTTGCCCGCCAAGTTCCCGGTCCCCCGCCTGGCCGCCCTGTTTGCAGGCAAGGAAGCGGCGGTCAAGGCTCTCGGCACCGGCTTTCGGGAAGGCATCGGGTTCCAAAGCATCGAGATTCTGCATCTGCCCAGCGGCAAGCCCGAGATCACCTTTCATGGTCGCGGCAGGGAGAAGTGCCGGGAGCTCGGCGTGACCGGGGCGCACATCTCCCTGACTCATACCCGTGACACCGCAGCCGCCACCGTGATACTTGAAGGATAG
- a CDS encoding EAL and HDOD domain-containing protein, producing MIVRRPIFKRDRSVWGYELVSDKPWSSDGVGTVSLKRLVSGQLEKLAALGVGPGDGKKLFLNIDSEDLLHDAWSRKWDQCVFGICGGAVCSQACSGFADRAHELGGSVALEADGPSGAAVMDKCDIIKVSLAGKTPADIVGIRKRYKEFSGKLLATDIPDWETFEGTKALGFHYFQGPFFVEPRIEKGAKLQPSMVSKLQLLRELGAPVCEMQELARIIASDVSLSYRILQYINSASFGLKNKIKSIQQAISLLGLDELKHWATVVTMTDLDSTPNGEELAYMALQRARFLSGLASTIKACRHTPETMFLLGLFSMLDALLDHPMEKALEGIPLAIDLKEGLCGADNEYGDCLRMLAAVERGDWEMANGLLSRYGACVTKAATEYLKASRWAARQLPNMK from the coding sequence ATGATTGTCAGACGACCGATTTTCAAGCGGGACAGGAGCGTCTGGGGCTACGAGCTTGTATCCGACAAGCCGTGGTCTTCCGATGGCGTCGGGACCGTGTCGCTCAAGAGATTGGTTTCCGGCCAGTTGGAAAAACTGGCCGCCCTCGGTGTCGGCCCCGGGGACGGCAAGAAACTGTTCCTGAACATCGACAGCGAGGATTTGTTGCACGACGCATGGTCCCGGAAGTGGGATCAATGCGTGTTCGGCATATGCGGGGGGGCCGTTTGTTCGCAGGCCTGCTCCGGCTTTGCCGACCGGGCGCACGAACTGGGTGGGAGCGTCGCCCTGGAGGCCGACGGTCCATCCGGGGCCGCTGTTATGGACAAGTGCGACATAATCAAGGTTTCCCTGGCCGGGAAAACACCGGCGGATATTGTCGGCATTCGCAAGAGATACAAGGAGTTCAGCGGCAAGCTCCTGGCTACCGACATCCCTGATTGGGAGACTTTCGAGGGGACAAAGGCATTGGGGTTCCACTATTTCCAAGGCCCGTTTTTCGTGGAGCCCCGGATAGAGAAGGGTGCCAAATTACAGCCGAGCATGGTCTCCAAGCTGCAATTGCTCCGTGAACTGGGGGCGCCGGTCTGCGAGATGCAGGAGCTGGCGCGGATCATCGCGTCGGATGTTTCGCTGAGTTACCGCATCCTGCAGTATATCAACTCGGCCTCCTTCGGCCTGAAAAACAAGATCAAATCCATTCAGCAGGCCATCTCCCTGTTGGGACTCGATGAGCTCAAGCACTGGGCAACGGTGGTGACCATGACCGACCTTGATTCCACGCCCAACGGAGAGGAGTTGGCATACATGGCTTTGCAGCGCGCACGGTTCCTCTCCGGGCTGGCATCGACCATCAAGGCCTGCAGACACACGCCTGAGACCATGTTCTTGCTGGGGCTTTTCTCCATGCTCGACGCCCTGTTGGATCACCCCATGGAAAAGGCGCTGGAGGGGATTCCTTTGGCCATCGATCTCAAGGAGGGGTTGTGCGGTGCAGACAACGAATATGGAGATTGTCTGCGGATGCTGGCTGCCGTGGAACGCGGCGACTGGGAGATGGCCAACGGGCTTCTGAGTCGATACGGGGCCTGTGTCACCAAGGCGGCCACCGAATATCTCAAGGCATCCAGGTGGGCGGCAAGACAATTGCCGAACATGAAGTGA
- the tmk gene encoding dTMP kinase — translation MFVTFEGIEGTGKSTQIKKVREYLESKGRDVFLTLEPGGSRVGRELRKMLLHVDNRDITPITELFLYLADRAQHVAQVIRPELDAGKVVLCDRFADSTIVYQGYGRGLDTKTLRELNEVAVDGLWPDLTIVLDIDPEIGLKRAMLRNIEDGKAKEEGRFEAEHISFHNKIREGYLTWAAFNKDRMRVVNADNSPEQVFERIKEILDERLAAIA, via the coding sequence ATGTTTGTTACCTTTGAAGGCATAGAAGGCACCGGAAAGTCCACGCAGATCAAGAAGGTCAGGGAATACCTCGAATCCAAGGGCCGGGACGTGTTCCTCACCCTGGAGCCGGGCGGCAGCCGTGTGGGCAGGGAACTGCGCAAGATGCTCCTGCACGTGGACAACCGGGACATCACGCCCATCACCGAACTCTTTCTCTACCTGGCGGACCGGGCCCAGCACGTGGCCCAGGTCATCAGGCCCGAACTCGACGCGGGCAAGGTCGTGCTCTGCGACCGGTTCGCGGACTCGACCATCGTCTACCAGGGCTACGGACGCGGCCTGGACACCAAGACCCTCAGGGAACTCAACGAGGTGGCCGTGGACGGACTGTGGCCCGACCTGACCATCGTCCTGGACATCGACCCGGAAATCGGCCTGAAGCGGGCCATGCTGCGCAACATCGAGGACGGCAAGGCCAAGGAGGAAGGGCGGTTCGAGGCGGAACACATCTCCTTCCATAATAAAATCCGCGAGGGCTACCTCACATGGGCGGCCTTCAACAAGGACCGGATGCGCGTGGTCAATGCCGACAATTCGCCCGAACAAGTATTTGAACGCATTAAGGAAAT
- the cimA gene encoding citramalate synthase, with the protein MRHVTIYDTTLRDGAQAEELNLTTQDKVRIALKLDELGIHYIEGGWPGANPTDQKFFEEIKKHPFKNAKLTAFGSTHLARTTPEACPNLAGLLAAETSVITIFGKTWDLHATTALGIPLERNLELIANSVAYLNERVDEVIFDAEHFFDGYKHNPEYALQAIRAAHEAGAARLILCDTNGGSLPSQVAEAVTEVKKHLPDASFGIHAHNDSEVAVANSIEAVRLGASQVQGTINGYGERCGNANLCSVIPNLELKMGIETIGRDNLSRLVATSHYVSETANLRPFLRQPFVGTSAFAHKGGIHVSAIMKDSKTYEHIEPEAVGNEQRVLLSDQAGKSNILFKARELGYDLKKNDPTVDRLLKELKLKESMGYEYSVADASFELILLRALGKPLDYFHFRNFFVVDAKREEDAEPFTEATVIVDVKGQQEHTAATGMGPVNALDRALRKGLERFYPNLADIKLHDFKVRVLSGAVRDTGGTASFVRVLVESGDKNEHWTTMGVSHNIIEASWQAVVDAINYKLFKDEHK; encoded by the coding sequence ATGAGACACGTTACGATCTATGATACGACTTTACGCGACGGAGCACAGGCCGAAGAACTGAATCTGACCACCCAGGACAAGGTGCGCATCGCCCTCAAGCTTGATGAGCTGGGCATCCACTACATCGAAGGCGGCTGGCCCGGGGCCAATCCCACGGACCAGAAGTTCTTCGAAGAGATCAAGAAGCATCCCTTCAAAAACGCCAAGTTGACGGCGTTCGGGTCCACGCATCTTGCCCGGACCACGCCCGAGGCCTGCCCCAACCTGGCCGGTCTTTTGGCGGCGGAAACGTCGGTCATCACCATATTCGGCAAGACCTGGGATCTCCATGCCACCACGGCGCTCGGCATACCCCTGGAACGCAACCTGGAACTCATCGCCAACTCCGTGGCCTACCTCAACGAACGGGTTGACGAGGTCATCTTCGACGCCGAGCATTTCTTCGACGGCTACAAGCACAACCCCGAATACGCGCTGCAGGCCATCCGGGCCGCCCACGAGGCCGGCGCCGCTCGGCTCATCCTGTGCGACACCAACGGCGGCAGCCTGCCCAGCCAAGTGGCCGAGGCCGTCACAGAAGTGAAAAAGCACTTGCCGGACGCGAGTTTCGGCATCCACGCCCACAACGACTCCGAAGTGGCCGTGGCCAACTCCATCGAGGCGGTCCGCCTTGGCGCGTCCCAGGTCCAGGGAACGATCAACGGCTACGGCGAGCGGTGCGGCAACGCCAACCTCTGCTCTGTCATTCCCAACCTCGAGCTCAAAATGGGCATAGAAACCATCGGCCGGGACAATCTGTCGCGGCTTGTGGCAACCTCCCACTACGTCAGTGAGACGGCCAACCTGCGGCCCTTCCTGCGCCAGCCGTTCGTCGGCACCTCCGCTTTCGCTCACAAGGGGGGCATCCACGTATCGGCCATCATGAAGGACTCGAAGACCTACGAACACATCGAGCCGGAGGCCGTGGGCAACGAACAGCGCGTCCTGCTCTCGGACCAGGCCGGCAAGTCCAACATCCTGTTCAAGGCACGCGAGCTGGGATACGACCTGAAAAAGAACGACCCCACGGTGGACCGGCTGCTCAAGGAACTCAAGCTGAAGGAAAGCATGGGCTATGAGTACTCGGTGGCCGACGCCTCCTTTGAACTCATTCTCCTCCGCGCACTGGGCAAGCCGCTCGATTACTTCCACTTCCGCAACTTCTTCGTAGTTGACGCCAAGCGTGAGGAAGACGCCGAGCCCTTTACCGAAGCCACGGTCATCGTGGACGTCAAGGGGCAGCAGGAGCACACCGCTGCCACGGGCATGGGACCGGTCAACGCCCTGGACCGCGCCCTGCGCAAGGGACTTGAGCGGTTCTACCCCAACCTGGCGGACATCAAGCTCCACGACTTCAAGGTCCGCGTCCTGTCCGGGGCGGTCCGCGACACCGGCGGCACGGCCTCCTTTGTTCGAGTCCTGGTGGAATCCGGCGACAAGAACGAGCACTGGACCACCATGGGCGTCTCGCACAACATCATCGAAGCCAGCTGGCAGGCCGTTGTGGACGCCATCAACTACAAGCTGTTCAAGGACGAACACAAATAA
- a CDS encoding NAD(P)H-hydrate dehydratase: MLLPLPTPDEMALWDRETIQSVGIPGITLMESASREAVTALVEEYGPVDGCEIHCFAGPGNNGGDALAMARHLTDLGADVTVFHTRPKKQYRAETRTNLLWAQKLDIPLIHLASVDLGALPQPDIVIDGLLGTGFAGELRKDVLALVRTINRLGERAFVLSVDIPSGLNGLTGTPQPEAVRADVTTTFQVPKLGLVMPEAHEFTGHVHVCPIGIPLKIQEEHPVRHHLITSDIFHAFPAPTPSMHKGKGGHLLILGGSEGLTGAPHLAAMGALRAGAGLVTVACPGGLADSIKGGSPDIMTLPLETGTHWSPSMMEILLPHLQRFDAAVIGPGMGRSSNTPVFVLSVVAEQAIPMVLDADALFSLARFPKVVNELKEQAVLTPHPGEMAMLLDTDAATIQADRLGAVDRFTERSNGTLVLKGAGTLIARPGMTCLSPFSEPNLAVAGSGDVLSGVIGSLLARGVAPMEAACLGVFWHGMAGRALQEDYPLRGNLASEIAGMLPHIIPSNQE; encoded by the coding sequence ATGCTTCTACCTCTGCCGACTCCCGACGAAATGGCCCTCTGGGACAGGGAAACCATTCAATCGGTCGGAATACCGGGCATCACCCTCATGGAGTCGGCCAGCCGGGAGGCGGTCACCGCCCTCGTCGAGGAGTACGGTCCGGTGGACGGCTGCGAAATCCACTGTTTCGCCGGACCCGGCAACAACGGCGGCGACGCGCTGGCCATGGCCCGTCATCTGACCGACCTCGGCGCGGACGTGACGGTCTTCCACACCCGACCCAAGAAGCAATACCGGGCCGAGACGCGCACCAACCTGCTCTGGGCTCAAAAACTGGACATCCCGCTCATCCACCTGGCCTCCGTCGACCTCGGCGCACTGCCCCAGCCGGACATCGTCATCGACGGCCTCCTGGGAACGGGGTTTGCGGGTGAACTGCGAAAAGATGTGCTGGCACTGGTCCGGACCATAAACCGCTTAGGGGAGCGCGCTTTCGTCCTGTCCGTGGACATTCCCTCGGGGCTGAACGGCCTGACCGGCACCCCCCAGCCCGAGGCGGTAAGGGCCGACGTCACAACCACCTTTCAAGTCCCCAAACTCGGCCTGGTCATGCCTGAAGCGCACGAATTCACAGGGCATGTCCATGTCTGTCCAATAGGCATTCCATTAAAAATACAGGAAGAACATCCGGTCAGACACCATCTGATCACCAGCGACATATTTCACGCCTTTCCGGCCCCGACGCCGTCCATGCACAAGGGCAAGGGCGGGCACCTGCTCATCCTCGGCGGCTCCGAGGGACTGACCGGCGCGCCCCACCTGGCGGCCATGGGTGCGCTCAGGGCCGGGGCCGGGCTGGTCACGGTGGCCTGTCCCGGCGGGCTGGCGGACTCGATAAAGGGAGGTTCGCCCGATATCATGACCCTGCCCCTGGAGACCGGGACCCATTGGTCGCCCTCCATGATGGAAATTCTGCTCCCCCACCTCCAACGCTTCGACGCTGCGGTAATCGGCCCCGGCATGGGCAGATCGTCCAACACCCCGGTTTTCGTCCTGTCCGTGGTGGCCGAGCAGGCCATCCCCATGGTCCTGGACGCCGACGCCCTGTTCAGCCTTGCCCGCTTCCCCAAGGTGGTAAACGAACTCAAGGAGCAGGCGGTGCTCACTCCCCATCCCGGCGAGATGGCCATGCTGCTCGACACTGACGCGGCAACAATCCAGGCCGACCGGCTCGGTGCAGTGGACCGATTCACCGAGAGATCGAACGGCACCCTGGTGCTCAAGGGTGCGGGCACGCTCATCGCCCGTCCGGGCATGACCTGCCTGAGCCCCTTTTCCGAACCCAACCTGGCCGTGGCCGGCTCCGGCGACGTGCTCTCCGGCGTCATCGGCTCCCTACTCGCCAGAGGCGTCGCTCCCATGGAGGCGGCCTGCCTGGGCGTGTTCTGGCACGGCATGGCCGGCCGCGCCCTGCAAGAAGACTATCCCCTGCGCGGCAACCTGGCGTCCGAAATCGCCGGGATGCTGCCCCACATCATACCATCCAACCAGGAGTAG
- a CDS encoding CBS domain-containing protein, translated as MLTAKDIMTTDCITLTPDTDIATAAKALLDNSINGAPVIDDGTVVGVLCQSDLVAQQKKITLPSFFTLLDGVFPLSSHEDLEKEMTKIAATKVGEAMTPAPTFINPGTSIEDIATLMANEKLYTLPVLDNGALVGVVGKEDVLKTLLKA; from the coding sequence ATGCTTACAGCCAAAGACATCATGACCACGGATTGCATAACCCTGACCCCGGACACCGACATCGCCACGGCGGCCAAGGCGCTGCTCGACAATTCCATCAACGGCGCGCCGGTCATTGACGACGGGACCGTGGTGGGCGTGCTCTGCCAGTCCGACCTGGTCGCCCAGCAGAAAAAGATCACCCTGCCCTCCTTCTTCACACTGCTGGACGGCGTGTTTCCCCTCTCCTCCCACGAGGACTTGGAAAAGGAGATGACCAAGATCGCTGCCACCAAGGTGGGCGAGGCCATGACCCCCGCCCCCACCTTCATCAACCCGGGCACTTCCATCGAGGACATCGCCACCCTGATGGCCAACGAAAAGCTCTACACCCTGCCCGTCCTGGACAACGGCGCGTTGGTCGGCGTGGTGGGCAAGGAAGACGTTCTCAAAACGCTGCTGAAGGCATAG